GTCGTCGTTGAGCCAGAGATAGTAGTCGTAGTCTGACTTCATGGCTTCGGCAAAGGCGAGTCGCATTCCCCCATTCCAAAACAAGCTACCCGTTCCGGAGAAAATTTTCACCTGGGGATAGGTTTGACGGATCGCTTCAGAAGTTCCGTCAGTACTGCCATCATCGACTAAATAGACAACAAAAGCCGTCCCAAACGGCAGTTCTTGTTGAAATAGTTGCTCCAAACAAGCTAAAGTCTTATCTTTCCGATTGAAACAGGTTAAGAGGACGGCAATGTTTGTATCGGCATTCATAGGTTGTGCAACTGAGACAGGTTTAGGTGGGTTCACTATGTAACGTTCCCAAAAATTCTGGCAATATCACAATTTCTGTCATTTTGCCTCAAGGAAAATCTCTGGGAAACAGAGGAACGGTAAAATTTAACGAAAATTGTTAAGGGTAGAGCAAGTCATGATGAGAGTGGTGGGGTTGATCAGCGGCACGTCGGTGGATGGTATTGACGCGGCGTTGGTAGACATTGAAGGGATGGATAGCGATCTTCAGGTGAATTTCCTTGCGGGGGAGACTTATCCTTATGCCGAAGACCTTAGAGCGCAGATTTTGGCGGTGGGAGAGGGGGAACCCTTATCGATGGAAGAATTTGCTCGACTCGATCGCGCGATCGCGCGCCAATTTTCCCTCGCCGCACAAAACATTCAACGCGACCATTCTCCAGCCCACCTGATCGGTTCCCACGGACAAACCGTCTTCCACCAACCCCCTTCCCCCCCCTCCCTTGGGTATAGCCTGCAATTGGGACGCGGCGAACTGATTGCCCACGCAACCGGACTGCCCGTTGTCAGTAACTTGCGCGCCGCCGATATTGCCGCCGGGGGACAAGGCGCACCCCTCGTCTCCAAAATCGATCTTTGCCTCCTGGGTCATCAAAGTACAGACCGATGCGTGCAAAACATTGGGGGAATTGGGAATGTCACCTATTTACCCGCGCGCGCTCGCGCTGAGAGGGAAACTTTAATTTGTGGCTGGGACACAGGTCCTGGGAATATGCTCCTCGATTTAGCCGTCCAGCAACTCACCAACGGTCGCCAAACCTACGACTCAGAGGGCAGTTGGGCAGCCCAAGGCACACCCTGCGACCCGCTCGTGCGCCAGTGGTTAAAACAGGATTTTTTCCAACAAAAACCCCCAAAATCCACAGGAAGAGAATTATTTGGACAAACCTATCTCCAACAGTGCCAGAAAGATGCTACGGTTTATTCGTTGAGCGAAGCAGACTGGTTAGCCACCTTAACGGAATTAACAGTCGCTTCGATTGTTCGCAGCTATCAAGCTTTTCTGCCGCAAATGCCCGATGAAGTGCTGCTGTGTGGCGGAGGAAGCCGTAACACTTATCTCAAGCAGCGATTACAAGCTCAACTCGCATCTACTACCGTCCTCACAACCGATGAAGTCGGTCTGAATTCTGAATTTAAAGAAGCCATTGCCTTTGCCGTCCTCGCTTACTGGAAATTCGAGCTTGCCTTTGCGGGAAATCTGCCTCAAGTCACAGGAGCAAAACAATCCAAAGCCCTAGGAGACGTTCATTATCCAACGACCGAGACGGGGCAATTAGAGATAAAGTGAAGACGACTAGCAGTTCTAAGACTCTGGTTATACTTAAACAGACTAATATATGTTGAGTTGCCTCAACCCTCGACAGTACGAGCAGTCAGGGCAGCGAACCGAATTCAAGTGGGAAACAATTGTGAAGGGATAGTACCGTGGCTCATACCTTTTTAATGGAGGAAGGACGCTGGATACTTCAGGGACATTGGCTGGAGAACAACACACTACCGATACCGGTTAAGGGGAAAACCATTGTCGCTTGGAACCAAGAAAATTGGTTTACCTGGGTGACAAAATTGGTTTTTCCAGGAAGCGATCGCGATGAAATTGCTTTTCAGTATCGAGGTCGTTTTAATGCTGGAGAACGCCAGTACAACTTTGTCCTCCAACAAAGTCTTTTGGGTCGCGTTGAAGGAGAAGGCTGGATTGCACCAGAATCAATTATTCAACGCTACTGGGTACTCGGCGACACCCAACGAGGCGATTATCAGCAACGCAGTGGCTTTGAAACCCTTTATCGACTCGATGACGACACCTATTACCTTTCTAGCGGTATTTTGACAGGTCACCATCTGACCAGCATCATGGAAGCAACCCTAGAGCGTCAAA
This Lusitaniella coriacea LEGE 07157 DNA region includes the following protein-coding sequences:
- a CDS encoding anhydro-N-acetylmuramic acid kinase codes for the protein MRVVGLISGTSVDGIDAALVDIEGMDSDLQVNFLAGETYPYAEDLRAQILAVGEGEPLSMEEFARLDRAIARQFSLAAQNIQRDHSPAHLIGSHGQTVFHQPPSPPSLGYSLQLGRGELIAHATGLPVVSNLRAADIAAGGQGAPLVSKIDLCLLGHQSTDRCVQNIGGIGNVTYLPARARAERETLICGWDTGPGNMLLDLAVQQLTNGRQTYDSEGSWAAQGTPCDPLVRQWLKQDFFQQKPPKSTGRELFGQTYLQQCQKDATVYSLSEADWLATLTELTVASIVRSYQAFLPQMPDEVLLCGGGSRNTYLKQRLQAQLASTTVLTTDEVGLNSEFKEAIAFAVLAYWKFELAFAGNLPQVTGAKQSKALGDVHYPTTETGQLEIK